In the genome of Pelorhabdus rhamnosifermentans, the window AAAATCTCACTATCTCACCCTTTGCTGGAAATAAAAAATGCTCCCTCGCTGGAGATACGAGAGAGCAAACGGAGAAAATTTTGGAGACGTTGTATCCAGCCAATAAGTGACCGGATCAGCTTGCTTATAACAATATCATATGAATATGACAAAATTATGACAAAGACCCCCAACCGGAATAAACCGATTGGAAGCCTTGCAATGTTTTATTTATTCGCCGAACCAATTAAGTAACCGATTACACCAGCTGCAATTTCATTCATCGTATTGTCATGACGTTCTCTTTCTCTCTCTTGACGTTCATGCCATTCCCGTTCACTTTCATGATCATGGCGCCGCATTTCTCGTTCGTGCCGTTCATTTTCTCGGCGTTCCCTTTCATGCCTTTCCTCATCATGATGGTGTCTATCATCTAATTGTACAATTCGTTGTGGACCATCATTATGTAATGGTGAAGCTTCTATTACAGTTGCACCCAAGCCTACTTGCATCATACCTACCATTGAATAAATCATAATTTTCTTCATTATATTTTTCATAAGATATTCCACCTTTATTATGTCTCTATATTTTATTAGTCTCTAAGTAATTTTTGCTGAGCATTTTATTTGGCCTTTTCAATTTGTACCTCCTTATCTAAACAATACCATGAGAATATGACAAAATTATGACTAATTAATCATTTTCTTTTTATATCTGATTAAAAGCTATTTCTTATAAATACACATCCAAAACAAAATAAGGCCCATCCCCAGCAATAAGCTGAGAATGCGCTTCAAACCCCGACCTGCGAAATCATCAGATTACAACATTAGTGAAGGAAGCTAGTTGGGGACACTTATTGTATTGGATTCACAAATGAAACTATCCAATTGCCGTTAGCTAACTGTTCTACGGTAACATTGTAATTATTACCGTTATGAACTACGTTTATAATAGACTCGGAGCCGCTTTGACTTATCAAGGTAAATGCGTCGTTAATTACGTCAAATCCTAGGTCATCAGCTACTGCCATAACTATCTCTACTGCATTTGTATTGTTGTAATAAATCTGAATTTTATTCAGGCTATCATTGTACCATTTAATACGCTGGGCCAATGTTTCTCCACGGTCAGCCCACCTTTCATGTTCATACCGTGAATGGTCATACCCATCCCTATGGTGCCGTTGATCTCTTCGGTCACGATCAGCATGCTGATCAGCCTTATCTTTATCACGTTGATCTGGAGTAACCACTGTATTATTTTCGGAATCTCTGTTTCCCGAAGTATCTGTGGCAGAAACATCAGTTTCGTCAATCAATTTTTTAGCATCTTTATCAATTAGTGTCGTTTGTCCAGTTGTTACAGTTGGAGAAGCGGTTGGATTCTCAGCAGCCGATGCTTTTGTAAAGTGGAGACCATGCATTGATGTTCCTGCCATAATGGCTGCACCTGCTAGGGCAGCAGCATAATGCTTGTACTTACGCCGCCGCGTCAGACGTTTTGCTAATTTCTTTTCCATATAATTCCCTCCTCTTCTAATTTTCTATTTTTAGTTTTTCATACTTTTACTCTCACAACTCCAGGTAATTTAAAACATTATTTGATTCAAAAGTAGAAATTTATAGAAATTTCGTCAAAAAAATAACCTCTGCAAGCATTTATGCCTACAGAGAATTATTATGAATACTAACTATCAGCATTCATAATAATTTTTTCTAATGATATTTATTTGCTAATGGCACCATCATTTTTAGTCATAATCTAGTAAAATCAAAAAGCCCATCCTCATGCTAAAAAAAATGATCCTAATATTCGCTTCAAAAAAATTCATCTATTCAAAAACATTACCGTTAAATCCGCTCAATTTAACAAACAAGCTCGGTATATCACTCATTTTTCATTGGCATATTTATTCGGTAACAACTGAGTAACTGCGTCGTAAACCTGTTCAGGCGTTATTTCCAGCATACATCTTTTATCAGCGCAAAAACCTTTGTAACAGAACTTGCAGTTTTGTGCTGCTAAAGCAATATGCTGGCTGCCAATAGGTGCGTGTTTAGCTGGGTCGGTTGGCCCAAATATTGACACAGTTGCCGTTCCTATCGCTTCAGCAATATACAGCGGACCGGTATCACCACCTATAAACAAAGCCGCTTGTTCAATCACTGTGGCCAGTTCTTTCAGTGTCGTTTGACCAGCGAGGTCAAACGCTGATTTTCCCATTTTATCTTTGATTTCTTTTACTAAAGACTGATCATTAGGCGCACCAAGTATTACAATAGGTAGTTGCAAACGGCTAATAATCAGATCTCCAACATGGGCATAAAAATCAGCTGGCCAACATTTCGACTGCCAACTAGTAGCCGGATTAAGTACAATATATTGTTTGGAAGTCAGGCTATTTTGAGTAAGGAAATTGTTCGCAAACTCACGATCACTAGAAGAAAGCGGCATCTGCATACGCAAGTTAGTAGTATCAATGCCAAGAAATTGCAGTAAGCCTACATATCGATATTTAACGTGTATATCTCGCTCGTAATTGGGTTGAATTTTAATATTGGCAAAAAGCGGGCTAAATTCGCCGGTATCGGTATAACATACGCGCCACAAAGCACCACTTAACCACGCCACCAGTGCGCTGCGAAACAGTCCTTGTAAATCAATCGCTAAATCATAGTTTCGCTGCCGCAAATGTTTAAAGATAGTCGCTATGCGTTGAAAAAACAAACAGTAATCCCACGTCTTCTTAAGTTCTTCAACCCATTCTTTGCGCTTCCAAACAATTACTTCATCTAAATTAGAGTTACCAATAATAACATCCTTGGACTTAGTTTCAACAATCCAGTCGATGATCGCATTAGGATAACGCTTGCGTAATTTATCAGCAACTGGCGAAGATTGTATCACGTCGCCAATTGAACTTAACTTGATTACTAGGATACGATGAATTTTATCAGTGTTGAAACTATTACTTGGCAAAGTGCATCCCCCCCGCGACTATTGTTTAATA includes:
- a CDS encoding glycosyltransferase family 9 protein — encoded protein: MPSNSFNTDKIHRILVIKLSSIGDVIQSSPVADKLRKRYPNAIIDWIVETKSKDVIIGNSNLDEVIVWKRKEWVEELKKTWDYCLFFQRIATIFKHLRQRNYDLAIDLQGLFRSALVAWLSGALWRVCYTDTGEFSPLFANIKIQPNYERDIHVKYRYVGLLQFLGIDTTNLRMQMPLSSSDREFANNFLTQNSLTSKQYIVLNPATSWQSKCWPADFYAHVGDLIISRLQLPIVILGAPNDQSLVKEIKDKMGKSAFDLAGQTTLKELATVIEQAALFIGGDTGPLYIAEAIGTATVSIFGPTDPAKHAPIGSQHIALAAQNCKFCYKGFCADKRCMLEITPEQVYDAVTQLLPNKYANEK